One segment of Leptospirillum ferrooxidans C2-3 DNA contains the following:
- the clpB gene encoding ATP-dependent chaperone ClpB produces MNLEKLTIKSQEALQSAVDEARRRGNTLVEPIHLLRELLVQEGGLVIPLLEKMGTGQEALKAKTDEAIKLLPTVTGSGAGSGPSLSRSTGDLLDRAQEEAKTFKDDFVSVEHILLAMIGGSGTESKLLKGAGLDREKVMKALTEVRGNQRVTDQNPEDKYQALSKFGRDLTAMAKQNKLDPVIGRDAEIRRVVQVLSRRTKNNPVLIGDPGVGKTAIVEGLAQRIVSGDVPEGLKDRTIFALDLGSLLAGAKYRGDFEERLKAVLKEVTGSDGRIILFIDELHTIVRAGATEGGAMDASNLLKPALARGELRAIGATTLDEFREHIEKDAALERRFQPVLVGEPSIEDTIAILRGLKEKYEIHHGVRIRDSAIVAAAVLSQRYISGRFLPDKAIDLIDEAASQLRVAIDSMPRTLDDVDRRIRQLEMEKMALAKEEDTESLGRRQEVENELESKKSELARLKVQWDGEKKDIGTVRTLKQQIEEARQAMEMAIREGSFDRASEIQYSRIPKLEKELADSQKLLENQGNRLLKEEVEEEDVADVISRWTGIPVSRMLEGEVQKLLQMEERLGSRVVGQQEALAAVSNAIRRARAGIQDPNRPLGSFFFLGPTGVGKTELAKALAEFLFDSDQAMIRIDMSEYMEKHAVSRLVGAPPGYVGYEEGGQLTESIRRKPYSVILLDEVEKAHPDVFNILLQVLDDGRLTDGQGRVVDFRNTVIIMTSNVGSDIIRERVGLDADETKQEVLEILSKTFRPEFLNRIDEIIVFHPLLRHEIGRIVRIQLDGLNARLKDQGIQLEISPAAEEELTAVGYDPVYGARPLKRAVQSLILNPLAQKILSGGISQGSVVSVDFDGIDFTFRPHGT; encoded by the coding sequence ATGAATCTTGAAAAGCTGACGATCAAGTCCCAGGAAGCGCTTCAGTCCGCGGTCGACGAGGCAAGGAGACGCGGCAACACGTTGGTTGAGCCGATCCATCTTCTGAGGGAACTTCTGGTTCAGGAAGGGGGTTTGGTGATTCCCCTTCTCGAGAAAATGGGAACCGGTCAGGAGGCCCTGAAAGCCAAAACAGATGAGGCCATAAAACTTTTGCCCACAGTGACAGGGTCCGGAGCCGGGTCGGGTCCCTCCCTGTCCCGATCGACCGGGGATCTTCTGGATCGCGCTCAGGAAGAAGCCAAAACCTTCAAGGATGATTTTGTCAGTGTCGAGCACATCCTTCTGGCGATGATCGGGGGCTCCGGAACCGAATCGAAGCTTCTCAAGGGGGCGGGGCTCGACCGTGAAAAAGTAATGAAAGCCCTCACAGAGGTTAGGGGAAACCAGAGAGTCACCGACCAGAATCCGGAGGACAAGTATCAGGCCCTTTCGAAATTTGGCCGTGACCTGACCGCCATGGCCAAACAGAACAAGCTGGATCCGGTGATCGGAAGGGATGCGGAGATCCGCCGGGTTGTCCAGGTGCTTTCCCGGAGAACGAAGAACAACCCTGTCCTGATCGGAGATCCCGGTGTGGGAAAAACTGCTATTGTCGAGGGGCTGGCCCAGAGGATCGTTTCCGGGGATGTTCCCGAAGGGTTGAAGGACCGGACTATTTTCGCTCTCGATCTGGGATCGCTTCTGGCCGGTGCCAAGTATCGCGGGGATTTTGAGGAACGCCTCAAGGCGGTTCTGAAAGAAGTGACCGGTTCGGATGGCCGGATCATCCTGTTCATCGATGAGCTTCACACGATTGTTCGGGCCGGAGCGACAGAGGGCGGCGCCATGGATGCCTCGAACCTTCTGAAACCGGCTCTTGCGAGAGGTGAGCTTCGGGCAATCGGAGCCACTACGCTCGACGAGTTCAGGGAGCATATTGAAAAGGACGCCGCCCTTGAGAGACGGTTCCAGCCGGTTCTGGTAGGAGAGCCGTCCATTGAGGATACGATCGCGATTCTCCGGGGGCTCAAGGAAAAGTATGAGATCCATCATGGGGTCAGGATTCGGGATTCCGCCATCGTTGCCGCAGCGGTCCTCTCCCAGAGGTATATCTCTGGACGTTTTCTGCCGGACAAGGCGATCGACCTGATCGATGAGGCCGCTTCCCAGCTTCGGGTCGCCATCGACAGTATGCCCAGGACGCTAGACGATGTCGACCGGCGCATTCGCCAGCTCGAGATGGAGAAGATGGCCCTTGCTAAAGAGGAGGACACGGAATCCCTTGGCCGACGTCAGGAGGTCGAAAACGAGCTTGAGTCCAAAAAATCCGAGCTTGCCAGGCTGAAGGTTCAGTGGGACGGGGAGAAAAAAGACATCGGTACGGTCAGAACCCTCAAGCAACAGATCGAAGAGGCGAGGCAGGCGATGGAAATGGCCATCCGGGAAGGTTCCTTCGACCGGGCCTCAGAAATCCAGTACAGCCGGATTCCGAAGCTCGAGAAGGAGCTGGCGGATAGCCAGAAACTTCTCGAAAATCAGGGAAACCGGCTTTTGAAGGAAGAGGTCGAGGAGGAAGACGTTGCCGATGTGATCAGCCGGTGGACCGGGATTCCTGTCTCAAGAATGCTTGAAGGGGAGGTCCAGAAGCTCCTCCAGATGGAAGAGAGGCTGGGAAGCCGGGTCGTTGGGCAGCAGGAGGCGTTGGCTGCGGTATCGAATGCCATCAGGAGGGCTCGCGCCGGCATCCAGGATCCCAATCGACCCTTGGGCTCCTTCTTCTTTCTGGGCCCCACAGGTGTCGGAAAGACGGAACTGGCAAAAGCGCTGGCGGAGTTTCTCTTTGACAGTGACCAGGCCATGATCAGGATCGACATGTCGGAGTATATGGAAAAGCATGCCGTCTCCCGTCTGGTCGGGGCACCTCCCGGTTATGTGGGATATGAGGAGGGTGGCCAGCTGACGGAGTCCATCCGGAGGAAACCCTACTCGGTCATTTTGCTCGACGAGGTCGAAAAAGCCCATCCCGATGTTTTCAATATCCTTCTCCAGGTCCTTGATGACGGGAGACTGACGGACGGACAGGGACGGGTGGTCGATTTTCGGAACACGGTCATCATCATGACCTCGAATGTCGGATCGGACATTATCCGGGAACGGGTGGGCCTTGATGCGGATGAGACGAAGCAGGAGGTTCTGGAGATCCTCTCGAAGACATTTCGTCCGGAATTTTTGAACAGGATCGATGAGATCATCGTTTTCCACCCTCTTTTGAGACATGAGATTGGACGAATCGTCCGCATCCAGCTCGACGGGCTCAATGCCCGTCTGAAAGACCAGGGCATACAGCTTGAGATCTCTCCGGCGGCCGAAGAAGAGCTCACCGCTGTGGGATATGACCCCGTTTATGGGGCAAGACCACTGAAAAGGGCGGTCCAGTCCCTGATCCTGAATCCCCTCGCCCAGAAAATCCTTTCCGGGGGGATTTCCCAAGGGTCGGTTGTTTCGGTGGACTTTGACGGAATTGACTTTACTTTCCGGCCGCATGGCACATGA
- a CDS encoding c-type cytochrome yields MKKQTGLFYLMILVLSAVGFVLSPEPSNGATSPEFFSPPPKGHYPEGPLGELVKKGEKIFTDTGHFVPGYKGNSLTCASCHLDQGRKPYAAPMWGAYPMYPMVDPKTHRTVWLDDRIRMCFRNALNAAPPDSETLKALDVYLFWLSRGAPIGHFLKGKGYVKISSPDKESSFFRGPDHPRSPDTLKGLELYSKNCASCHGASGQGENGIHRSPPLWGPNSYTMKSGMASVHLLAPFLRMNMPPGRNHLTDQESLDIAAYVDSQPRPVDNTSSGK; encoded by the coding sequence TTGAAAAAACAGACCGGATTGTTCTATTTGATGATACTTGTTCTGTCCGCAGTGGGGTTTGTCCTTTCCCCAGAACCGTCCAATGGAGCCACGTCTCCGGAGTTTTTCTCCCCGCCCCCAAAAGGCCATTACCCGGAGGGTCCCCTTGGGGAACTTGTGAAAAAGGGAGAAAAGATTTTTACGGACACCGGCCACTTTGTTCCCGGGTATAAAGGGAACTCACTGACCTGTGCGAGCTGTCATCTCGATCAGGGGAGAAAGCCCTATGCGGCTCCGATGTGGGGGGCTTATCCCATGTATCCCATGGTTGATCCGAAAACACACCGGACCGTCTGGCTCGATGACAGGATCCGGATGTGTTTTCGAAACGCGCTGAATGCCGCACCTCCTGACAGTGAAACCCTTAAGGCCCTTGATGTCTATCTTTTCTGGCTATCAAGGGGAGCCCCCATAGGACACTTCCTCAAGGGAAAAGGTTATGTAAAGATATCGTCTCCCGACAAGGAGAGCAGTTTTTTCCGTGGACCGGACCATCCCCGCTCTCCGGATACCCTCAAGGGGCTTGAGTTGTATTCCAAAAATTGCGCTTCATGCCATGGTGCTTCCGGTCAGGGGGAAAATGGCATTCACCGGTCGCCGCCACTATGGGGACCCAATTCCTACACGATGAAGTCGGGTATGGCGTCCGTCCATCTGCTTGCGCCGTTTTTGCGCATGAACATGCCTCCTGGCAGAAACCATCTGACCGATCAGGAATCTCTCGATATCGCTGCCTATGTCGACAGTCAGCCAAGGCCAGTGGACAATACTTCGTCCGGAAAGTAG
- a CDS encoding c-type cytochrome yields the protein MLKKTVFIKRIFWPILLSAIVFGGMATAGAETEGEKIFSPPSERSIPAGSFGDLVRKGEHIFTQTGKYAGHYSGNDLTCESCHLNRGRKAYSAPLWGAYGMYPRYREKNHKVNSLAERIQGCFRFSMNGTAPTVDSETIRALLAYSYWMSKGAPVGVKLSGAGMVHMAPPSRSPDPFSGKKVYEARCALCHGLHGQGRKSRGKMAFPPVWGAKSFNKGAGLYNVGKLAGFIKMNMPLSKGSTLSDQESWDVAAYVDSQPRPEKPVVK from the coding sequence ATGCTCAAAAAAACAGTTTTCATCAAGAGGATATTTTGGCCGATTCTACTCTCTGCCATTGTTTTTGGAGGAATGGCAACCGCCGGGGCAGAAACGGAAGGGGAGAAGATCTTTTCTCCTCCTTCGGAGAGATCCATTCCTGCCGGGTCCTTCGGGGATCTGGTCAGGAAGGGGGAGCACATCTTCACACAGACCGGAAAGTATGCCGGCCACTATTCCGGAAATGACCTGACCTGTGAGAGCTGTCATCTGAACAGGGGAAGGAAAGCCTATTCGGCGCCACTTTGGGGAGCCTATGGTATGTATCCCCGATATCGGGAAAAAAATCACAAGGTCAACTCTCTCGCCGAGCGTATCCAGGGCTGTTTCAGGTTCTCCATGAATGGAACAGCTCCAACGGTCGACAGCGAAACGATCAGGGCTCTGCTTGCCTACAGCTACTGGATGTCGAAGGGCGCTCCTGTCGGAGTGAAGCTTTCTGGAGCTGGCATGGTTCACATGGCTCCTCCATCGCGATCTCCAGATCCTTTTTCTGGGAAGAAGGTCTATGAAGCCAGATGCGCCCTTTGCCATGGTCTCCATGGTCAGGGGAGAAAATCCCGCGGGAAGATGGCGTTTCCTCCTGTCTGGGGTGCAAAGTCTTTTAACAAGGGAGCCGGTCTTTACAATGTTGGAAAATTGGCCGGATTCATCAAGATGAACATGCCCCTTTCAAAGGGATCGACCCTTTCCGACCAGGAATCCTGGGATGTTGCCGCCTATGTTGACAGCCAGCCAAGACCGGAAAAACCGGTGGTGAAATGA
- a CDS encoding c-type cytochrome: MNKKLVSFFLFSFLTGMFSSGSPALAGDLYSWGKHIAEAGNGMPGNTACMECHRLKGGGMPSIGAPRIAGQTLQYIQREITEVQKGARYGPVMAGVVQNLSPKDILAVATYYSKVHSPKLRDTETLSPERVSLGKQIAHQGLWKKNIPACVVCHGADGYGVPPLFPYIAGQNRTYLMRQLIAYAFLERKDDPQGLMRGIAKRLSPQERKAVAEYFSSLKPPYSGSR, from the coding sequence ATGAATAAAAAGCTCGTATCGTTTTTTCTTTTTTCATTTTTGACGGGGATGTTTTCGAGTGGATCCCCGGCCTTGGCAGGAGATCTTTACTCCTGGGGAAAGCATATCGCCGAAGCCGGGAACGGGATGCCGGGAAATACCGCCTGCATGGAATGCCATCGCTTGAAGGGCGGGGGAATGCCCTCCATTGGAGCGCCCCGGATTGCCGGGCAGACCCTCCAGTATATCCAGCGGGAGATTACGGAGGTCCAGAAGGGAGCCCGCTATGGTCCTGTCATGGCCGGAGTAGTCCAGAACCTTTCCCCCAAGGATATCCTGGCGGTGGCGACCTATTATTCAAAGGTGCATTCCCCGAAACTCAGGGACACGGAAACTTTGTCTCCGGAGAGGGTGAGTCTTGGAAAACAGATCGCCCATCAAGGATTATGGAAGAAGAATATTCCGGCCTGTGTGGTTTGCCATGGAGCCGACGGCTATGGAGTCCCTCCTCTGTTTCCCTATATTGCCGGGCAAAACAGGACATATCTGATGCGTCAGCTGATCGCCTACGCGTTTCTTGAAAGGAAAGACGATCCCCAGGGGTTGATGAGGGGAATTGCCAAAAGACTTTCTCCCCAGGAGAGAAAAGCGGTTGCGGAGTATTTCTCAAGCCTGAAGCCTCCCTACTCCGGATCAAGGTAG
- a CDS encoding diguanylate cyclase domain-containing protein, with the protein MDDPILSHDELKALLNKKHAHQSDDGDGSVFQSALSFLEWVEFNNSSKDLILIHGEKFQILYANKVYLEKVQKTLDEIKGKPYWTVYPKLDGPLASSLEGYITGLEQEERISGTDGVIYRARIFPRKIRGAFQLSILILENISKQINFENKLILSTRILEYSREAIIVTDSSNRIQSVNPAFSKITGYAPSEVVGEDPRILRSNVHSTEFYKEMWLTLLSKGHWDGEIINKKKNGDLFTSWLSITTLMTGGIIDHFVGILDDISEKKIREEQLTRLAYQDPLTGLANRYLLLERIPQILAFCKRRDMKAAILAIDLDRFKPVNDNYGHIVGDKLLQVLAKRLALGIRGEDIVARMGGDEFILIVNAITNPEDAAKVAEKVQTLMSQVVEIDGHEIVQSASIGIAIYPDDGEDPEILMRNADKALYFSKRKGRNNYHFF; encoded by the coding sequence ATGGACGATCCAATCCTGTCGCACGATGAACTGAAAGCCCTCCTGAACAAGAAACACGCACACCAGAGCGATGATGGTGACGGGTCCGTCTTTCAGAGCGCCCTGTCCTTTCTCGAGTGGGTCGAGTTCAACAACTCCTCGAAGGATCTGATTCTCATCCACGGAGAAAAGTTCCAGATCCTTTACGCCAACAAGGTTTACCTCGAAAAGGTTCAAAAAACGCTTGACGAAATCAAGGGGAAGCCCTACTGGACCGTCTACCCCAAACTGGACGGCCCACTGGCATCGTCTCTGGAAGGCTATATCACCGGACTGGAGCAGGAAGAAAGAATTTCGGGAACGGACGGGGTCATTTACAGGGCCCGGATCTTCCCGAGGAAAATCCGGGGAGCGTTCCAGCTCTCGATCCTGATCCTTGAAAACATCTCAAAGCAGATCAACTTCGAAAACAAGCTCATCCTGTCGACCAGGATCCTTGAATACAGCCGGGAAGCCATCATTGTGACCGACTCTTCGAACAGGATACAGTCGGTCAACCCCGCATTTTCAAAAATTACAGGATACGCCCCGTCCGAGGTCGTTGGAGAAGATCCCAGGATTCTCCGGTCAAATGTTCACTCCACCGAATTCTACAAGGAGATGTGGCTGACGCTTTTGTCGAAGGGCCATTGGGACGGCGAGATCATCAACAAGAAGAAAAACGGGGACCTCTTCACCTCCTGGCTCTCCATCACAACGCTCATGACCGGAGGGATCATCGATCACTTTGTCGGGATTCTCGATGACATCAGCGAAAAGAAAATCCGGGAGGAGCAACTCACGAGGCTTGCCTACCAAGATCCACTGACCGGACTTGCCAACCGCTACCTCCTTCTCGAACGCATTCCCCAGATTCTGGCGTTCTGCAAACGGCGGGACATGAAAGCTGCCATTTTGGCCATCGACCTCGACCGGTTCAAACCGGTCAACGACAATTATGGCCACATTGTGGGAGACAAGCTGCTGCAGGTTCTCGCCAAGCGTCTGGCGCTCGGCATCCGTGGAGAAGACATCGTTGCGAGGATGGGGGGAGACGAGTTCATCCTGATCGTAAATGCCATCACAAATCCTGAAGATGCGGCAAAAGTTGCGGAAAAGGTCCAGACCCTGATGTCGCAGGTTGTCGAGATTGATGGCCATGAAATCGTCCAGAGCGCCAGTATCGGCATTGCCATTTATCCCGACGACGGGGAGGATCCGGAGATTCTCATGAGAAATGCGGACAAGGCCCTGTATTTTTCGAAACGGAAAGGCCGGAACAACTACCACTTCTTTTGA
- a CDS encoding sensor domain-containing protein has protein sequence MIGDESGLRGFLEEAPDAFFLHDLEGRILDVNRRACESLGYSRSELLSLTVFDLDVGMGIPTARDRWKALRQGKTFLVSGIHRRKDRTTFPVEVHLGLHIKDGAPVVMALARDVSQRVKTEESLKRQIRINRALSEVNQAIIRMEDETKLFPMVCEVAVRFGGMSLAYIAENNPETNRLEIRANYGTGADYLDGIALSSDPGIPEGNGPSGTSFRESRIILVQNFSEDPLTAIWHERARFYGWGSSGTFPLLRGGVPYAIMGVYHPDPEAFDPEIVSLLDEMVRDISFALDNFDRERMRQEAVSEASKSQERFRAYFDSALIGMVALSPDGHFLEANESFLRMTGYTRSELFARQWEEIKDPEDRYAAREDYDRVMRGEIDFYRKDKRLLRSDGQIIYGHTAVRAVRKSTGEVDYFVINIEDVTEKKKSQEMIWRQANFDLLTGLPNRFMFLDRLKEEIKKSHRGDVSLALLFIDLDRFKEVNDTLGHQTGDKLLIEAASRISSCIRESDTVSRFGGDEFTVILSHVHAADHIEEVAQSILDRLSFPFVLGEDEESVFISASIGITVYPADGSDADKLLQNADQSMYVAKNSGRNRFAYFTSALQEKALRRLVLLNELRNALALSEFGLYFQPIMDLKTGKIVKAEALLRWHHPKLGMICPGEFIAITEETGLIVEIGDFVFREAARWVKHWAKISPEGFQVSVNMSTVQFQSKSPFMAEWFAYIDSLSLPGKSLTIEITESLLLDIEKSVTEKLKAFAGKGIQISIDDFGTGYSSLSYLLKFHIDYLKIDQSFVKSLDTRNGNLAMAEAIVIMGHKMGLAVIAEGVETPGQRDLLASIGCDFGQGFFFAHPLSPSEFEDFLGRFS, from the coding sequence ATGATTGGGGATGAGTCAGGGCTCAGAGGCTTTCTTGAAGAGGCTCCCGATGCGTTCTTCCTGCATGATCTTGAGGGGCGGATCCTCGATGTGAACCGGCGTGCCTGCGAAAGTCTCGGATATTCCCGATCAGAACTCCTCTCCCTCACTGTTTTCGACCTGGATGTCGGTATGGGAATCCCCACCGCCAGGGACCGCTGGAAAGCTCTCCGTCAGGGAAAGACCTTTTTGGTTTCAGGTATCCATCGTCGTAAAGACCGTACGACCTTTCCGGTGGAGGTCCACCTTGGTCTCCACATCAAGGATGGAGCTCCGGTTGTCATGGCCCTTGCCAGGGACGTTTCCCAGCGCGTCAAGACCGAAGAATCCCTCAAGAGACAGATCCGGATCAATCGGGCCCTTTCGGAGGTCAATCAGGCCATTATCCGGATGGAGGATGAGACGAAGCTCTTCCCCATGGTCTGTGAGGTAGCTGTTCGTTTTGGTGGAATGAGCCTTGCCTATATCGCCGAAAACAACCCTGAAACGAATCGACTGGAAATTCGCGCAAATTACGGAACCGGTGCGGATTATCTCGACGGCATTGCCTTGTCTTCCGATCCGGGAATTCCTGAAGGAAATGGACCATCGGGGACAAGTTTCCGGGAGAGCCGGATCATCCTTGTCCAGAACTTCTCGGAGGATCCCCTCACAGCCATCTGGCATGAGCGCGCCCGTTTTTACGGATGGGGTTCGAGCGGAACATTCCCTCTTCTCCGGGGCGGAGTTCCTTATGCCATCATGGGTGTCTACCATCCTGATCCCGAGGCCTTCGATCCGGAAATCGTCTCGCTTCTCGACGAGATGGTGCGTGATATTTCTTTTGCCCTCGATAATTTTGACCGAGAACGGATGAGGCAGGAGGCCGTTTCCGAGGCTTCCAAAAGCCAGGAGCGCTTCCGCGCGTATTTCGACAGTGCATTGATCGGAATGGTGGCTCTTTCTCCCGATGGCCATTTCCTTGAGGCCAATGAAAGCTTTCTACGTATGACCGGATACACAAGAAGTGAGCTTTTTGCCAGGCAATGGGAGGAGATCAAGGATCCCGAAGATCGATACGCTGCCCGGGAAGACTATGATCGGGTCATGAGGGGCGAGATCGATTTTTATCGAAAAGACAAGCGTCTGCTCAGAAGCGATGGGCAGATCATTTATGGCCATACCGCTGTCAGGGCAGTCCGAAAATCAACAGGCGAGGTCGATTATTTTGTCATCAACATAGAAGACGTCACTGAAAAGAAAAAATCCCAGGAGATGATCTGGCGGCAGGCGAACTTCGATCTGTTGACAGGGCTCCCCAATCGTTTCATGTTTCTGGACCGTCTGAAGGAAGAGATCAAGAAATCCCACCGGGGAGATGTTTCGCTCGCCCTCCTGTTCATTGATCTCGATCGTTTCAAAGAGGTCAACGACACGCTTGGCCATCAGACGGGAGACAAGCTTCTGATCGAGGCCGCCTCCCGGATTTCCTCCTGCATTCGTGAGTCGGACACGGTTTCAAGGTTCGGTGGAGATGAGTTTACCGTGATCCTGTCTCATGTTCACGCCGCCGATCACATCGAAGAGGTTGCCCAGAGTATCCTGGACCGTCTGTCGTTTCCCTTTGTTCTCGGAGAGGATGAGGAGAGTGTTTTTATTTCGGCTTCAATTGGAATCACCGTATATCCGGCGGATGGTTCGGATGCTGACAAGCTTCTCCAGAACGCCGACCAGTCGATGTATGTTGCCAAAAATAGCGGTCGCAACCGGTTTGCCTATTTTACCTCCGCGCTTCAGGAAAAAGCCCTCAGGAGGCTTGTTCTTTTAAATGAGCTCCGGAATGCTCTTGCCCTGTCGGAGTTCGGACTGTATTTTCAGCCGATCATGGATCTGAAAACCGGGAAGATCGTCAAGGCCGAAGCCCTGTTGCGGTGGCATCATCCCAAACTGGGGATGATTTGCCCCGGGGAATTCATCGCCATAACCGAAGAAACCGGTCTGATTGTCGAAATCGGTGACTTTGTGTTCCGGGAAGCCGCAAGATGGGTGAAGCATTGGGCGAAAATCTCTCCGGAGGGCTTCCAGGTCAGTGTCAATATGTCAACGGTTCAGTTTCAGAGCAAAAGCCCGTTTATGGCCGAATGGTTTGCCTATATCGACAGCCTTTCCCTACCTGGCAAGTCCCTGACGATCGAGATCACCGAGAGTCTTCTCCTCGATATCGAGAAAAGTGTGACGGAAAAGCTTAAGGCCTTTGCCGGGAAGGGGATCCAGATTTCCATCGACGACTTCGGGACGGGCTACTCTTCCCTGTCCTACCTGCTCAAATTTCATATCGACTATCTGAAGATTGACCAGTCCTTTGTCAAAAGCCTTGACACCCGGAACGGAAATCTGGCCATGGCGGAAGCCATTGTCATCATGGGCCACAAGATGGGGCTCGCTGTCATTGCCGAAGGGGTGGAGACCCCCGGCCAAAGAGACCTTCTGGCCTCGATCGGTTGCGATTTCGGCCAGGGGTTCTTCTTTGCCCACCCTCTTTCTCCTTCTGAGTTCGAGGATTTTCTGGGACGGTTTTCCTAA
- a CDS encoding chaperone modulator CbpM — translation MMSFEGPDQDNSGVSSAQWVSYEWIESRFHISRTQLRYLVREGLISPVVDQPEPCLSRQMVERLEFILFLQRELGVNKAGVGIILDLKSRLEWHVQRKM, via the coding sequence ATGATGAGCTTTGAAGGACCGGATCAAGACAATTCGGGTGTTTCGTCCGCACAGTGGGTCAGCTATGAATGGATCGAGTCCCGTTTCCATATTTCCCGAACTCAATTGCGGTATCTTGTTCGGGAGGGGTTGATCTCCCCGGTGGTGGATCAACCGGAGCCATGTCTCTCGAGACAGATGGTTGAACGGCTGGAGTTCATTCTTTTCCTTCAAAGGGAGCTTGGTGTCAACAAGGCGGGAGTCGGGATCATTCTGGACCTGAAGTCCCGGTTGGAATGGCACGTCCAGCGGAAAATGTAA
- a CDS encoding DnaJ domain-containing protein, with translation MDYYQLLGVTKTSSAEEIRKAYRKLARKYHPDLNPGNSTAEQKFKEINQAYEILSDSEKRAAYDMERSAPPPGAGSSRRQKRSTEGEPFGESAFWDLFGGMGGQRSMTTIHLTLSFMEAIRGARKSVQLSSPGGGGQTVNLDIPAGAEAGMGFEVNVPSADGKSSIYAQVIIDHVLPDSRFDRKGVDLYSEVKVTPGELYFGTTLEVETPDGASRIRIPPGTQPGQVFRLKDKGARSSFHGTGGHLYVRVMAVLPVPGGDSRIDQLMRELSSASPPIKVRQVADSRN, from the coding sequence ATGGACTATTATCAGTTGCTGGGAGTCACAAAAACCTCCTCAGCCGAAGAGATCCGTAAAGCTTACAGGAAACTGGCCCGCAAGTATCATCCGGACCTGAATCCCGGAAACAGTACCGCCGAGCAGAAGTTCAAGGAGATCAACCAGGCGTATGAAATCCTTTCCGACTCTGAAAAGAGGGCGGCCTATGATATGGAACGGTCCGCTCCGCCGCCAGGAGCTGGGAGTAGCCGCAGACAAAAGCGCTCCACTGAAGGGGAGCCTTTTGGTGAATCCGCCTTTTGGGATCTTTTTGGCGGGATGGGTGGACAGCGATCAATGACGACCATTCATCTGACCCTGAGCTTCATGGAAGCGATCAGGGGTGCCCGAAAATCGGTTCAACTGTCCAGTCCGGGGGGGGGCGGGCAGACAGTGAATCTTGATATTCCCGCCGGAGCTGAGGCCGGAATGGGTTTTGAGGTGAATGTGCCATCTGCAGACGGCAAGTCTTCCATCTATGCCCAGGTCATCATCGACCATGTCCTTCCGGACAGCCGCTTCGACCGCAAAGGCGTCGATTTATATTCCGAGGTCAAGGTCACCCCAGGGGAGCTCTATTTCGGGACGACACTGGAAGTCGAGACTCCGGACGGAGCGTCAAGAATCCGCATTCCGCCAGGGACCCAGCCTGGCCAGGTATTCCGTCTGAAGGACAAGGGGGCCAGATCCTCCTTTCACGGAACGGGTGGCCATCTTTATGTCCGGGTCATGGCGGTTCTTCCTGTCCCGGGTGGGGATTCGCGGATTGATCAGTTGATGAGGGAGTTGTCCTCGGCCTCTCCTCCCATCAAGGTTCGTCAGGTTGCGGACTCCCGGAATTAG